A DNA window from Capnocytophaga sp. ARDL2 contains the following coding sequences:
- a CDS encoding ABC transporter permease produces the protein MITKIAWKNTWFKPLNTLLSILLLTASVAIITVIILLQKQFEEQFSRNMDDVDLVLGAKGSPLQLVLSAVYQIDAPPGNIPYDQAQEWMNHPFVEKAIPMAYGDNYMGYKIIGTTEDYITKYDGQYAEGHLFTDDFEVVVGATIAEKLDLKINDTFWGAHGDSADGEVHKDHPYTVVGILQPTGRLIDNLIVSNISSVWNVHSHEHDHDHDHEEDDHVHTEDCDHDHDEEHVHSATYNHDHSEEKEFTAVLIKMKNNMAKLNWQRLIPQNTDMQAASPILEINRLFGLFGVGLQALQYLAFGIMMLSGISIFIALYNTLKERRYELVLLRIHGAKKSQLLWLILLEGLFLCIIGYLFGAILGRIALYFISLSSTEEFKIAFNPLEFIPEKEGIVFFSTLFVGIVSALLPALRAYSLNISKTLSNAN, from the coding sequence ATGATTACAAAAATAGCTTGGAAAAACACTTGGTTCAAACCACTCAATACCCTACTCAGTATCCTATTACTCACAGCATCAGTAGCTATTATAACCGTAATAATCTTACTTCAAAAACAATTTGAAGAACAATTTAGTCGCAATATGGACGATGTAGATTTGGTATTAGGTGCCAAAGGTAGTCCATTGCAATTGGTGCTATCGGCGGTGTATCAAATCGATGCTCCTCCGGGGAATATTCCCTACGATCAAGCCCAAGAATGGATGAATCATCCATTTGTAGAAAAAGCAATCCCAATGGCATATGGCGACAATTATATGGGGTACAAAATCATCGGAACTACTGAAGATTACATCACCAAATACGATGGTCAATATGCCGAAGGACACCTTTTTACAGATGATTTTGAAGTGGTAGTAGGTGCGACGATTGCTGAAAAATTGGATTTAAAAATCAATGATACCTTTTGGGGGGCACACGGCGATTCTGCGGATGGTGAGGTACACAAAGATCACCCATATACCGTGGTTGGAATTTTACAACCCACTGGAAGATTGATAGACAACTTGATTGTTTCCAATATTTCGTCGGTGTGGAATGTACACTCACACGAACATGACCACGACCACGACCACGAGGAAGACGACCATGTACATACAGAAGATTGCGACCACGATCACGACGAAGAACATGTACATTCAGCTACGTACAACCACGACCATAGCGAGGAAAAAGAATTTACCGCTGTATTGATAAAAATGAAAAACAATATGGCGAAACTTAACTGGCAACGCCTCATTCCTCAAAATACCGATATGCAAGCTGCCTCTCCTATTCTGGAAATCAACCGATTGTTTGGTTTGTTTGGTGTAGGATTACAAGCCTTGCAATATTTGGCTTTCGGAATTATGATGCTTTCAGGAATCAGTATTTTTATCGCGTTGTACAATACTTTGAAAGAGCGAAGATATGAATTGGTATTGTTGAGAATCCACGGTGCAAAAAAATCACAACTGCTATGGTTGATTTTGCTCGAGGGTTTATTCTTGTGTATCATCGGATACCTTTTCGGAGCCATTTTAGGTCGTATTGCCTTGTATTTCATCTCACTATCATCGACAGAAGAATTTAAAATAGCCTTCAATCCATTGGAATTTATTCCAGAAAAAGAAGGAATCGTATTTTTTAGTACACTTTTCGTAGGAATTGTATCGGCATTATTGCCAGCTCTTAGAGCCTATTCACTAAATATTTCAAAAACATTATCCAATGCAAATTAA
- a CDS encoding ABC transporter ATP-binding protein, producing the protein MIQTTEIQFSYPQGSSFSFPAMTCNAGETLLITGSSGTGKTTFLHLLSGLLTPTSGEIKINNQDITKLKGTDLDSFRGKNIGLVLQKSYFVNALNVLENIETASWLSNKNKNTEKAKELLQQLGLSDHITKNPSELSVGQQQRVNIARALINEPKIILADEPSSSLDDENAQIVAQLLQDLAKKYNAALLIVTHDQRLKDVFSNYINL; encoded by the coding sequence ATGATTCAAACTACTGAAATACAATTTTCATATCCACAAGGAAGTTCGTTTTCGTTTCCTGCGATGACTTGTAATGCAGGAGAAACTCTTTTAATTACAGGAAGTTCAGGAACAGGAAAAACAACTTTTCTACATCTTTTGTCTGGATTATTAACTCCAACTTCTGGAGAAATAAAAATTAACAATCAGGATATTACGAAGTTAAAAGGTACAGATTTAGACAGTTTTAGAGGAAAAAACATCGGTTTGGTATTGCAAAAATCGTATTTTGTCAATGCACTCAATGTATTGGAAAACATAGAAACCGCTTCGTGGTTGAGCAACAAAAACAAAAATACTGAAAAAGCTAAAGAATTGCTACAACAGTTGGGATTGAGCGATCACATCACTAAAAATCCATCGGAATTGAGCGTAGGACAACAGCAAAGAGTAAATATTGCTCGAGCGTTAATCAACGAACCAAAAATCATTTTAGCAGACGAACCCTCCTCTAGTTTAGATGATGAAAATGCACAAATCGTTGCTCAATTGTTGCAAGATTTAGCAAAAAAATACAACGCTGCTTTGCTGATTGTAACACACGACCAACGATTGAAAGATGTATTTTCAAATTACATTAATTTATAG
- a CDS encoding DUF4197 domain-containing protein, producing MKKILAPIAIVSLGLTMATSCDSLQQGMKILDESLANQSLNSNAYIASGLKQALTQGVNQRVNNLATTNGFYNNHLIRIGLPSELQKVESTLRSIGLGSLADEGIKALNKTAENAVKEAIPVFTTAITQMTIADATNILMGEKNAATAYLQRTTTQQLYSKFYPIINNSFTKVGADKIWNNLISRYNQVPMVNKVNSDITDYVTTQALNGVFKMIELEEKNIRENISARSTELLKNVFKLQDKK from the coding sequence ATGAAAAAGATTTTAGCCCCAATTGCCATAGTATCTTTAGGATTGACTATGGCTACATCATGCGATTCCCTTCAACAAGGAATGAAAATTTTAGACGAATCATTGGCAAACCAATCGCTGAACAGCAATGCATACATCGCCTCTGGATTGAAACAAGCCTTGACGCAAGGCGTAAACCAGCGAGTAAACAATTTGGCTACAACCAACGGATTTTACAACAATCATTTGATAAGAATCGGATTGCCAAGCGAATTGCAAAAAGTAGAAAGTACTTTGCGTAGTATTGGATTGGGAAGTTTGGCAGACGAAGGAATCAAAGCTTTAAACAAAACAGCAGAAAATGCTGTAAAAGAAGCTATTCCAGTTTTTACAACAGCGATTACTCAAATGACCATTGCCGATGCAACCAATATATTAATGGGTGAAAAAAATGCGGCAACAGCTTATTTGCAACGCACAACTACACAGCAATTGTACAGCAAATTTTATCCAATCATCAACAATTCATTTACAAAAGTAGGTGCTGATAAAATTTGGAACAATTTGATTTCGAGATACAACCAAGTGCCAATGGTAAACAAAGTAAATTCCGATATTACGGACTATGTAACCACCCAAGCTTTGAACGGAGTTTTCAAAATGATAGAATTAGAAGAAAAAAACATCAGAGAAAATATATCTGCTCGTTCTACAGAGCTCTTGAAAAATGTATTCAAATTGCAGGATAAAAAGTAA